One genomic window of Nymphaea colorata isolate Beijing-Zhang1983 unplaced genomic scaffold, ASM883128v2 scaffold0549, whole genome shotgun sequence includes the following:
- the LOC116245158 gene encoding uncharacterized protein LOC116245158: protein MFGVPKYSNKLTEVAASYNIKTTFKHPLVKVEGNEATFQNADTKELVVRKFDFLHVVPPMGPHDYIAQSGLADAAGYLDLNKNTLRHNKYRNVWGIVRKQPTITELPGSYAGYASCPLFVGKLRLMLAEFKYDGVIDETFYRDQEKPRYEFYFLKRFIFPLAYWLLVPRGLWLGRKGIRWT, encoded by the exons ATGTTCGGCGTCCCAAAGTACTCCAACAAGCTGACCGAAGTGGCTGCTTCCTACAACATCAAGACCACCTTCAAGCACCCCCTGGTGAAGGTGGAGGGCAACGAAGCCACCTTCCAGAACGCAGACACCAAGGAACTGGTGGTCCGCAAGTTCGATTTCCTTCACGTGGTCCCTCCCATGGGACCGCATGACTACATCGCTCAGTCCGGACTAGCCGATGCAGCTGGTTACCTTGACCTCAACAAAAACACTCTCAGGCACAACAAGTATCGTAATGTTTGGGGAATCG TGAGGAAGCAACCCACCATCACCGAGCTTCCAGGCAGCTACGCAGGGTATGCTAGTTGTCCTCTATTTGTGGGCAAGCTGAGGCTGATGCTGGCGGAGTTCAAGTACGATGGAGTGATCGACGAGACTTTTTACAGGGACCAGGAGAAGCCAAGATACGAGTTTTACTTCCTAAAGAGATTCATTTTCCCCCTAGCCTATTGGTTGCTGGTCCCTAGAGGCTTGTGGTTAGGCAGGAAGGGGATTCGTTGGACCTGA
- the LOC116245159 gene encoding sulfide:quinone oxidoreductase, mitochondrial-like: MRTTSFLRFCFASHTRYCIVGLGSGGLSLTSHLLRSGIHPSEIRVIDPAPKHYYQPGWTMVGAGLWNILSTEASMEEVTPKDITFSKDRLKLVKPDENKVVCESGQEYTYDELILGTGFKLQYEKVQGLKEALDDPNSNVASIYELKYAEKVAKLGEKLTSGKAIFTEPALPIKCAGAPQKILYLWSDKWQKKNLPVSV; the protein is encoded by the coding sequence ATGCGCACCACCTCCTTCCTTCGCTTCTGTTTCGCCTCCCACACCCGCTACTGCATCGTCGGCTTGGGCAGCGGCGGGCTCAGTCTCACATCCCACCTCCTGCGTTCGGGAATCCATCCATCTGAGATTAGAGTCATTGACCCAGCTCCCAAGCATTACTACCAGCCGGGATGGACCATGGTCGGAGCAGGACTGTGGAATATCTTGTCCACCGAAGCTTCCATGGAAGAAGTAACGCCCAAGGATATCACTTTCAGCAAGGATCGACTCAAACTGGTGAAGCCAGATGAGAATAAGGTTGTATGCGAAAGCGGTCAGGAGTACACTTACGACGAGCTCATCCTAGGCACAGGATTCAAGCTACAATATGAGAAAGTGCAGGGCTTGAAGGAAGCTCTGGATGATCCCAATTCCAACGTTGCCTCCATCTATGAGCTTAAATATGCTGAGAAAGTAGCCAAACTTGGAGAAAAACTAACATCTGGAAAGGCCATCTTCACAGAGCCTGCCTTGCCGATCAAATGCGCGGGAGCTCCTCAAAAAATTCTCTACCTATGGAGTGACAAATGGCAGAAGAAGAATCTTCCAGTCAGCGTATAG